In Legionella lytica, one genomic interval encodes:
- a CDS encoding transporter substrate-binding domain-containing protein codes for MNFFRRLLLASISFSSALFADDLPVLNIGTENFNPPFVMRGSKNEIYGFDIDSMNALCRIMGRTCRYHIMRFDALLDAVARKQIDMAMSSITITPERAKIVNFSLPYLLSYSRFVTTPKVKTEPFTLEFLHGKRIGLETGTIFEQELNTMGVKNPKIKYYITVSDQLTGLNRGEVDIILLDNPTANYWAANSSDTFKLAGPPYMYGYGLGIAVNPGEGALLTALNQALLQYQGSPEYKQNYDKYLLEF; via the coding sequence ATGAATTTCTTTCGTCGTCTTTTGCTTGCCAGCATTAGTTTTTCTTCAGCATTATTTGCAGACGATCTGCCCGTCTTAAATATTGGAACTGAAAACTTTAACCCGCCCTTTGTAATGCGAGGTTCAAAAAATGAAATTTATGGCTTTGACATCGACTCAATGAATGCCTTGTGCAGAATAATGGGGCGCACCTGTCGCTATCACATCATGCGTTTTGATGCACTTTTAGATGCGGTAGCCAGAAAACAAATTGATATGGCCATGAGCTCCATTACCATCACTCCAGAGCGAGCCAAAATAGTAAACTTTAGTCTGCCTTATCTGCTTAGTTATTCGCGCTTTGTCACCACCCCCAAGGTAAAAACCGAACCTTTTACCTTAGAGTTTCTACATGGCAAAAGGATTGGTTTGGAAACTGGAACGATATTTGAACAAGAATTAAATACCATGGGAGTTAAAAACCCGAAGATCAAATACTATATAACCGTATCAGACCAACTCACTGGTTTAAATAGAGGTGAAGTAGACATTATCTTACTGGATAACCCAACGGCGAATTATTGGGCTGCGAATTCCTCCGATACCTTCAAGTTAGCTGGCCCACCGTATATGTATGGCTATGGACTTGGTATTGCAGTAAATCCAGGGGAAGGGGCATTATTAACAGCGCTCAATCAAGCCTTGTTACAATACCAAGGTTCGCCTGAATATAAACAAAATTATGATAAATATTTGTTGGAGTTTTAA
- a CDS encoding transglycosylase SLT domain-containing protein: MKKILILLYGLISAQTSQALTGAEYMERFNTYVTLSQKLPITPTPIFLEFVKGTTPLSNKLRERWLYELARTKDWTTYNQYYQPSNDLNLVCYEQIAKYNLGAHQEALNDSIPVWLSGESRPAACNNLFDLLMHDENFDQNLISQRIALALDRRNIQLARYLLKQYKAPHPADIQALNTVVQNPSAISKLSSGGLNGEFYLYGLKRMVSVNMDKALQLWQQNKTSKLLNQAQQQEFLAHVALYKAMRNSEDTSEWFAKVTPQYYNDTLLDWEIRYALKRKNWKEVNTLINNSKNKETPCWQYWLARSLEEQGKTAEARAIYEPLAKSRQYYGFLASLRIKQTPNFVNEAPVQNLDVLKPYQAFLDQVKTLYLSKNTLPASRLLNDFISELPKDEASALVYWIDTNLQWHGKSVYLSNTDQLNNQLILRFPLAYKTAIQQYSKKYAVSPEFIYAIIRQESGFREDATSSVGARGLMQVMPYTAGVVSKADRITYQNKDQLFLSEKNINIGVAYLKQLAKRFDNHPILMAAAYNAGPKQVVHWLKTHPPKEIDVWIETLPWQETRNYLKNVMAFYVVYQYRLNQKPNLARFLEPL, encoded by the coding sequence ATGAAAAAAATACTCATCTTACTATATGGACTTATCAGCGCGCAAACAAGCCAGGCCCTTACTGGCGCAGAATATATGGAGCGCTTTAATACCTATGTTACTTTAAGTCAGAAATTACCAATTACCCCAACGCCCATCTTCCTTGAATTTGTTAAAGGAACCACTCCCCTTTCCAATAAATTACGCGAACGTTGGCTTTATGAGTTAGCCAGAACGAAAGATTGGACCACCTATAATCAATATTATCAACCATCAAATGATTTAAATCTCGTCTGTTATGAGCAAATTGCAAAGTACAACTTAGGTGCTCATCAAGAAGCCTTAAACGATTCAATTCCCGTATGGCTTAGTGGAGAATCCAGACCTGCGGCCTGTAATAACTTGTTTGATCTCTTAATGCATGATGAGAATTTTGATCAAAATTTAATTAGCCAACGGATTGCCCTCGCTTTAGACCGACGCAATATCCAGTTAGCACGTTATTTATTAAAACAATACAAAGCCCCACATCCAGCAGATATTCAAGCCCTAAATACTGTAGTACAAAACCCAAGCGCGATTAGCAAGCTTAGTTCTGGCGGGCTAAACGGCGAATTTTACCTTTATGGTTTAAAGCGTATGGTTTCCGTCAATATGGATAAAGCGCTGCAATTATGGCAACAAAACAAAACATCGAAACTTTTAAACCAAGCACAACAGCAAGAATTTCTCGCCCATGTTGCTTTGTATAAAGCAATGCGCAACAGTGAAGACACATCTGAATGGTTTGCGAAAGTTACCCCGCAGTATTACAACGATACACTGCTTGACTGGGAAATACGTTATGCCTTAAAACGTAAAAACTGGAAAGAGGTAAACACCTTAATTAATAACTCTAAAAATAAAGAAACACCCTGCTGGCAATATTGGTTAGCGCGTTCATTGGAAGAACAGGGTAAAACCGCTGAAGCACGAGCAATTTATGAGCCTTTAGCAAAGAGCAGACAATATTATGGTTTCCTTGCCAGCTTACGTATTAAACAAACTCCAAACTTTGTTAATGAAGCACCCGTGCAAAACTTGGATGTATTAAAACCCTATCAAGCATTTCTAGATCAGGTAAAAACGCTGTATCTAAGCAAAAACACCCTACCTGCATCACGCTTATTAAATGATTTTATTAGCGAGTTGCCAAAGGACGAAGCGAGCGCTCTGGTTTATTGGATTGATACGAATTTGCAATGGCATGGCAAATCAGTGTACCTGAGCAATACAGATCAGTTGAATAACCAGCTTATCTTGCGATTCCCCCTCGCTTATAAAACCGCGATCCAACAATACTCAAAAAAATATGCAGTATCCCCAGAATTTATTTATGCTATTATCCGCCAGGAAAGCGGATTTAGAGAGGATGCCACCTCCTCTGTTGGCGCACGGGGGTTAATGCAGGTCATGCCATATACTGCAGGAGTGGTTTCTAAAGCAGATAGAATCACCTACCAAAATAAGGATCAATTGTTTTTATCTGAGAAAAACATCAACATTGGCGTGGCCTATTTAAAACAATTGGCCAAACGATTTGATAATCATCCAATTCTCATGGCAGCAGCCTATAATGCAGGTCCGAAACAAGTAGTTCATTGGTTAAAAACTCATCCTCCAAAGGAAATTGATGTTTGGATTGAAACATTGCCTTGGCAAGAAACACGTAACTACTTGAAAAACGTGATGGCATTTTATGTGGTCTATCAATATAGGTTAAATCAAAAACCAAATCTTGCTCGTTTCTTAGAACCTTTATAA
- a CDS encoding organic hydroperoxide resistance protein, with protein MNALYTATAKTHGGRNGHVETTDGLLKLDLAMPKELGGNGNGNNPEQLFAAGYAACFESAIRYVAQMQKIPLSDAHMQATVSLYPTPEKGFKLGVVLEATIAGLNQKDAEELVEKAHHVCPYSNATRGNIEVTLKVHAE; from the coding sequence ATGAATGCACTCTATACTGCAACAGCTAAAACCCATGGTGGGCGCAATGGGCATGTAGAAACAACAGATGGTCTTTTAAAATTAGATTTGGCAATGCCAAAAGAGCTAGGTGGAAACGGTAATGGGAATAACCCTGAGCAATTATTTGCTGCCGGTTATGCCGCTTGTTTTGAAAGTGCTATTCGCTATGTTGCTCAAATGCAAAAAATTCCATTAAGCGACGCACACATGCAAGCAACTGTTTCCTTATACCCAACACCAGAGAAGGGTTTTAAACTCGGTGTCGTATTAGAAGCTACTATTGCAGGTTTAAACCAAAAGGACGCTGAAGAACTCGTTGAAAAAGCACATCATGTTTGTCCTTATTCCAATGCTACCCGCGGTAATATTGAAGTAACGCTAAAAGTGCATGCGGAATAA
- a CDS encoding FimB/Mfa2 family fimbrial subunit: MSEKQGGFFDKKPMTGKQRLFKMLEDGDSGIKVAEFDTFPMTHDDVVRLEKIIRKNTSVEVISLIDCNLSSEHLEILARAVLSNQTLQKFQVELFHDCSARVCNLMSLVQSHLMKNMSLIRRSASSEDEQLMKTICV, translated from the coding sequence ATGTCTGAAAAACAGGGGGGCTTCTTTGATAAGAAGCCTATGACTGGAAAGCAGCGCTTATTCAAAATGTTGGAAGATGGAGACAGCGGAATAAAAGTAGCTGAATTTGATACCTTTCCCATGACCCACGATGATGTTGTACGATTAGAGAAAATTATAAGAAAAAATACCTCAGTGGAGGTTATTTCATTAATAGACTGTAATTTGAGCTCTGAGCATCTGGAAATATTAGCCCGGGCGGTATTAAGTAATCAGACATTGCAAAAGTTTCAGGTGGAATTATTTCATGATTGTAGTGCAAGGGTATGTAATCTAATGAGTTTGGTCCAATCTCATCTTATGAAGAATATGAGTTTGATACGAAGGTCGGCTAGCTCCGAAGATGAGCAATTAATGAAAACTATTTGCGTGTGA
- the rpe gene encoding ribulose-phosphate 3-epimerase yields the protein MTYQILPSMLSADLTRLGEEVDAVMQAGADFIHFDVMDNHYVPNLTFGPAFCSALLKRFPNLPIDVHLMVEPVDALIEAFAKEGAKRISIHHDATIHLDRSLQLIHDLGCEAGLVLNPATSIDVLTWCAHKLDFVLVMTVNPGFGGQKLIPEIINKITQIRQSYPQLDLCVDGGVSIQNIADLARAGANQFVAGSAVFNSDDYKKTLATMREQLTTI from the coding sequence ATGACTTATCAAATATTACCCTCCATGCTCTCTGCTGATTTAACTCGTCTTGGCGAAGAGGTAGACGCAGTGATGCAAGCCGGGGCCGACTTTATTCATTTTGATGTCATGGACAATCATTATGTCCCCAATCTAACTTTCGGGCCCGCATTTTGTAGTGCATTACTAAAACGTTTCCCCAATTTACCTATTGATGTTCACCTCATGGTTGAACCTGTAGATGCCTTAATCGAAGCTTTTGCTAAAGAGGGAGCAAAACGAATCAGTATCCATCATGATGCCACCATTCATTTGGATCGCAGCCTACAACTAATACACGATTTAGGGTGTGAGGCCGGCCTAGTACTAAACCCTGCCACCTCGATTGATGTACTTACCTGGTGTGCGCATAAATTAGATTTTGTCTTGGTTATGACGGTAAATCCTGGATTTGGTGGGCAAAAATTGATTCCAGAAATTATTAATAAAATAACACAAATCCGTCAATCTTACCCACAACTCGATCTCTGTGTTGATGGCGGTGTTAGCATCCAAAACATTGCGGACTTAGCGCGTGCAGGAGCCAATCAGTTTGTTGCTGGTTCTGCCGTATTTAACAGCGATGACTATAAAAAAACGCTCGCAACCATGCGTGAACAATTAACTACAATTTAA
- a CDS encoding phenylacetate--CoA ligase family protein produces the protein MPAYKLDSPVVLFNHHEYGQRLLFKNGITNPRDVLGKNGVTFHSSFASLFYKTIKFQAEVVNELGAYELREFRINRNSLIKYLGEEAHKDLQDDALSAALNRQLWASDSNDDMEQKKRQIKAGTEGLRHAGRYNQRLVDSWSNRFSDFFKGSFLSWLYQKTIVSTKLINIRFLFLGKEAEILEAGEVLAKKRFHEAYKEVPAYKNHLVRFNGTPTSETEFRQIPETTKDNYIKFQQNDSDTHLRGKYPVAHKTDTSTGTTGKATEWVRGEQELETVKKSLQLAARIQFGARRLSYINAFALGPWATGLTTYELMRETGSVFATGPDKDKILDKLVSNARYERHQLELAVDAFMRKHPSLMEEDKQGIITLIETTLKAMLKKRTSTFTEEFDLAVSQLEGGAQLIIRRYRSEIKAIADALNKEKNQMIIAGYPPFLKDLTAYAQEKGYNFDEFSVIGIVGGQAISEAMRDQLINHGFNQIYSSYGASDLDINLGVETEYEISVRKAIETNPGLARELYGENKGLPMVFHYDPMNYHVECDNEDNLLFTCTRDDRSSPRIRYNLGDKGRVYASSDIQALLAKYGMFQKPKTNLPLMFVWGRDSTVVFNGANLAFTELERAVTTDEQLEQIVLKKAFYSYQDETGADKLEIWLELNEDEELPNESQQKEYAHSLLNKLVSLNQDFRYQVDQLDEDTPLPLVRFFKRNQSPISEAGGHRKQVLIFQKNVNLPEDYQFPDAEQCCGYALPKTASVLQEQASSFVLAH, from the coding sequence ATGCCCGCTTATAAACTTGATAGCCCCGTTGTTTTATTTAATCACCATGAATATGGTCAAAGACTATTATTTAAGAATGGTATAACTAATCCGCGCGATGTGCTTGGGAAAAATGGCGTTACCTTTCATAGTTCTTTTGCTTCTCTGTTTTATAAGACCATTAAATTTCAAGCAGAAGTAGTTAACGAATTAGGAGCATATGAGCTTCGTGAGTTTCGTATTAATCGTAACAGTTTGATTAAATATCTCGGTGAAGAGGCTCATAAAGACCTTCAAGATGACGCATTGTCAGCGGCACTTAATCGGCAATTATGGGCTAGTGACAGTAATGATGATATGGAGCAAAAGAAACGGCAAATTAAAGCCGGAACAGAAGGGCTACGCCATGCAGGAAGATATAATCAGCGTTTAGTTGATAGCTGGTCTAACCGTTTTAGTGATTTCTTTAAAGGCTCTTTTCTGAGCTGGCTTTACCAAAAAACCATAGTTAGTACCAAGTTAATTAATATACGCTTTCTTTTTTTAGGTAAAGAAGCAGAAATTTTAGAGGCAGGGGAAGTGCTTGCCAAAAAACGTTTTCATGAGGCATATAAAGAAGTCCCTGCTTATAAAAATCATCTTGTCCGCTTTAACGGAACGCCAACATCTGAAACTGAGTTTCGACAAATTCCTGAAACGACAAAAGATAATTATATTAAATTTCAGCAAAATGATTCAGATACTCATTTACGAGGAAAATATCCGGTTGCCCATAAAACAGATACCTCAACAGGAACTACGGGGAAAGCTACAGAGTGGGTTCGTGGAGAGCAAGAACTGGAAACAGTTAAAAAGTCTTTGCAGTTGGCTGCTAGAATCCAATTTGGAGCGCGCCGTTTATCCTATATTAATGCCTTTGCTCTTGGGCCATGGGCGACAGGTTTAACTACTTATGAGTTAATGCGTGAGACTGGAAGCGTCTTTGCTACAGGTCCTGATAAAGATAAGATTCTTGATAAACTAGTAAGCAATGCACGTTATGAGCGCCATCAATTGGAGCTTGCTGTTGATGCGTTCATGCGCAAACATCCTAGTTTAATGGAGGAGGACAAACAAGGAATTATTACTTTAATTGAAACCACCTTAAAAGCGATGTTAAAAAAACGGACTTCAACGTTTACCGAGGAATTTGATTTAGCAGTATCTCAATTGGAGGGAGGTGCTCAGCTCATAATTCGACGCTATCGATCAGAAATTAAGGCAATCGCGGACGCATTAAATAAAGAAAAGAACCAGATGATTATTGCGGGTTATCCTCCATTCTTGAAAGATCTTACCGCTTATGCCCAAGAGAAGGGATATAATTTTGATGAGTTTTCTGTGATTGGGATTGTAGGCGGCCAAGCTATATCTGAAGCAATGCGCGATCAATTAATTAATCATGGTTTTAATCAAATCTATTCTTCTTATGGTGCTTCAGACCTAGATATTAATTTAGGTGTTGAAACGGAATACGAAATATCAGTGCGTAAAGCGATTGAAACGAATCCTGGTCTTGCTCGAGAGCTGTATGGCGAAAACAAAGGCTTACCCATGGTGTTTCATTATGATCCTATGAACTATCATGTGGAATGTGATAATGAAGATAACTTATTATTTACCTGTACACGAGATGATCGTTCTTCTCCGCGTATTCGTTATAATTTAGGCGATAAAGGTCGTGTGTATGCATCAAGCGACATCCAGGCTCTTTTAGCTAAATATGGGATGTTCCAGAAACCCAAAACCAATCTTCCATTAATGTTTGTATGGGGGAGAGATTCAACGGTTGTGTTCAATGGAGCTAACTTAGCGTTTACCGAATTAGAGCGCGCAGTCACAACAGATGAACAGTTAGAGCAAATTGTTTTAAAGAAAGCTTTTTATTCCTACCAAGATGAAACTGGTGCGGATAAATTAGAAATCTGGCTTGAGTTAAATGAAGATGAAGAGCTGCCAAATGAGAGCCAGCAGAAAGAATATGCTCATTCCTTGTTAAATAAATTGGTTAGCCTAAACCAAGACTTTCGTTATCAGGTAGATCAATTAGATGAGGATACCCCACTACCACTGGTGCGTTTCTTTAAACGTAATCAAAGCCCTATTAGCGAGGCAGGCGGGCATCGTAAACAAGTTCTAATTTTCCAAAAGAACGTTAATTTACCTGAAGATTATCAATTTCCTGATGCAGAGCAATGCTGCGGATATGCACTTCCTAAAACAGCTAGTGTATTGCAAGAACAAGCCAGTAGTTTTGTTCTCGCTCACTAA
- the rimO gene encoding 30S ribosomal protein S12 methylthiotransferase RimO produces MNHKVGFVSLGCPKALVDSERIITQLRAQGYELVSNYDDAGVVVINTCGFIDSAVKESLDTIKEAMAENGRVIVTGCLGAKADIIKEACPDVLHISGAHAYEEVVNAVHEHLPPPADPFMQLVPPQGIKLTPRHFAYLKISEGCNQKCTFCIIPTMRGKLQSYPLVQVLSEAKKLKEAGVNEILVISQDTSAYGVDTRYEEVSWQGKTINTRFYDLCKQLGELGIWVRLHYVYPYPHVDEIIPLMRDGLILPYLDIPLQHASSRVLKAMKRPASSENTLMRIAAWREICPDITLRSTFIVGFPGETEEEFTELLNFLEEAQLDRVGCFKYSPVEGAKANDLADQVPEEIKEERYHRFMQLQAEISRKKLEQKIGSVQTVLIDEITPEHIIARSKSDAPEIDGLVILPPTPGVKVGSFAEVRITDSDDYDLFAEFN; encoded by the coding sequence ATGAATCATAAAGTCGGTTTTGTTAGCTTAGGTTGCCCTAAAGCATTAGTAGATTCAGAACGAATCATTACTCAATTACGCGCTCAAGGTTATGAGTTGGTATCCAACTATGACGATGCAGGCGTGGTTGTTATTAATACCTGTGGGTTTATTGATAGTGCGGTTAAAGAGTCTTTAGATACGATTAAAGAAGCCATGGCAGAAAATGGTCGTGTTATTGTGACCGGTTGTCTTGGTGCGAAAGCAGATATTATCAAAGAAGCTTGCCCCGATGTATTACATATCAGTGGCGCCCATGCTTATGAAGAAGTAGTGAATGCGGTACATGAACATCTTCCGCCTCCAGCAGATCCCTTCATGCAATTAGTGCCTCCTCAAGGAATTAAACTAACACCCCGTCATTTTGCTTATTTAAAAATATCTGAAGGCTGTAACCAAAAATGTACATTTTGCATTATCCCCACCATGCGTGGCAAATTGCAAAGCTATCCTTTAGTTCAAGTGTTATCAGAAGCTAAAAAATTAAAAGAAGCAGGGGTTAATGAAATTTTAGTAATTTCCCAAGATACTAGTGCCTATGGCGTGGATACGCGTTATGAAGAGGTTAGCTGGCAAGGAAAAACTATCAATACCCGCTTTTATGATTTATGCAAACAGCTCGGCGAATTAGGTATTTGGGTACGTCTGCATTATGTTTATCCTTACCCGCATGTAGATGAAATCATCCCATTAATGCGTGATGGTTTGATTTTACCTTATCTTGATATTCCACTACAGCATGCAAGTTCACGCGTGTTAAAAGCAATGAAACGCCCTGCAAGCAGTGAAAATACCTTGATGCGTATCGCAGCATGGCGTGAGATATGCCCTGATATTACGTTACGCTCCACGTTTATTGTTGGTTTCCCAGGAGAAACAGAAGAAGAGTTTACTGAGCTGCTTAACTTCTTGGAAGAAGCACAATTAGATCGCGTAGGCTGTTTCAAATACTCGCCAGTTGAAGGTGCAAAAGCAAATGATTTAGCAGATCAGGTGCCCGAAGAAATTAAGGAAGAGCGCTATCACCGCTTTATGCAATTACAAGCTGAAATTAGCCGTAAGAAATTAGAGCAAAAAATTGGTAGCGTCCAAACCGTCCTGATTGATGAAATTACACCAGAGCACATCATTGCGCGTAGTAAAAGTGATGCCCCCGAAATTGATGGATTAGTTATTTTACCTCCCACTCCAGGAGTGAAAGTTGGTTCATTCGCTGAGGTACGCATTACTGACAGTGATGATTATGATTTATTCGCAGAATTCAATTAA
- the glnE gene encoding bifunctional [glutamate--ammonia ligase]-adenylyl-L-tyrosine phosphorylase/[glutamate--ammonia-ligase] adenylyltransferase yields the protein MSIDTSELRESKSWFIEKHFSDLSHPLIDVVKELVVVSDYAGKQVALLKQLLATDNCAAPLMREEYFQAIDNISLTLPQAHFARELRQFRHTHLLRLLLLELSGLCSTEQAIRSWSDCADALILHGLNYCQYALSSRYGIPRDKEGNQVTLLTLGMGKLGGRELNYSSDIDLIFAYTAAGETDGEEPVENQQYFNKVAQQFSQLFQTITSEGFIFRVDLRLRPNGDSGTLVPSLAAMETYYQEQGRDWERYAMVKARVISPSLDEVHPWFERLITPFVYRRYVDFSVIESLRSMKAMIEREVQLNPRLDDIKRGRGGIREVEFIIQNFQLIRGGRLPQLQTQSTLEALAVLKQEGLLHHSDALKQAYLFLRRLENILQSQNDQQIHSLPEDPVKKAQVTLAMDFTSWDELLERLHQYQRIISYAFHAVMGKVDYYEDEKRLLANQLASLWQGHVETGMAINLLISLDFDNAEHCYQMIHAFRHGPRCRRLPQGARMRLDRFMVLLLTELTQVDHTEKVLLQVLHLLENIVGRSAYLALLTENPHVLTELLFWFAHSPFITSLLVSQPFLLEVLLDQGQEWRPLSRSQLQELLWEKLKHYPDMEAKEELLRQFKLTNWLMAARAELYGFCSSVRIARFLTDVAQVIVNEVLSLASEQLSLRYPEMEQMHSHFAIIAYGKLGSREMSYTSDLDLVFLHTVKPEDEALVTRLTQKILHMLTTRLQSGVLYPVDTRLRPSGSAGLLVSHMDSFVEYQKKQAWTWEHQALLKARILTGNTAIKQTFLQLKRQVLSVSRDRGILQSEVIAMRARIEQHQESLPLKHIPGGLLDLEFLVQFLVLDSSCPELARSTQTLGQLTRLYAANILSREQFLILKKAYRYYHHILHLQLLRPGTEIDEDIPHQVAAIYQQYLFR from the coding sequence ATGTCAATAGATACTTCCGAGTTACGCGAATCTAAATCATGGTTTATTGAAAAGCATTTTTCGGATTTATCACATCCGTTAATCGATGTGGTAAAAGAACTGGTTGTGGTAAGCGATTATGCAGGTAAGCAAGTAGCGCTGCTAAAGCAACTTTTAGCTACTGATAATTGTGCTGCACCATTAATGCGTGAAGAATATTTTCAAGCCATTGACAATATATCCCTAACCTTGCCGCAAGCTCATTTTGCACGAGAATTGCGCCAATTTCGCCATACTCATTTATTACGATTATTATTGTTGGAACTCTCCGGGCTCTGTAGCACTGAACAGGCTATACGCTCCTGGTCCGATTGTGCTGATGCGCTCATTTTACATGGATTGAATTATTGTCAGTATGCTCTTTCCTCTCGTTACGGTATACCTAGAGATAAAGAGGGAAATCAAGTTACTTTATTAACTTTGGGAATGGGGAAGTTAGGGGGAAGAGAATTAAATTATTCCTCCGATATTGATCTTATTTTTGCCTACACTGCGGCTGGTGAAACTGATGGTGAAGAGCCTGTTGAAAATCAGCAATACTTTAATAAGGTAGCGCAACAATTTAGCCAACTATTTCAAACGATAACCTCAGAAGGGTTTATCTTTCGTGTGGATTTAAGATTACGACCTAATGGGGATAGTGGGACCTTAGTTCCAAGTCTTGCGGCAATGGAGACTTATTATCAGGAACAAGGACGTGATTGGGAACGTTATGCTATGGTGAAGGCACGTGTAATTTCTCCATCCCTTGATGAGGTACATCCTTGGTTTGAGCGTTTGATAACCCCTTTTGTTTATCGACGTTATGTAGATTTTAGCGTGATCGAATCATTGCGTAGCATGAAAGCAATGATTGAGCGAGAAGTGCAGCTTAACCCTCGTTTGGATGATATTAAGCGGGGGAGAGGAGGGATTAGAGAAGTAGAATTCATTATTCAAAATTTTCAGCTTATTCGTGGAGGCCGCTTACCTCAACTACAAACACAAAGCACCTTAGAAGCGCTTGCGGTGTTAAAACAAGAGGGCTTATTGCATCACAGTGATGCGTTAAAGCAGGCTTATTTATTTTTACGACGGCTTGAAAATATACTGCAAAGCCAAAATGATCAGCAGATTCATTCCTTACCTGAAGATCCCGTAAAAAAAGCACAAGTAACTTTAGCTATGGATTTTACATCTTGGGATGAGCTTTTGGAGAGGCTTCATCAATATCAACGTATTATTAGCTACGCGTTCCATGCGGTAATGGGAAAGGTTGATTATTATGAAGATGAGAAAAGATTATTAGCGAATCAATTAGCAAGTCTTTGGCAAGGGCATGTTGAAACGGGCATGGCGATTAATTTATTAATCAGTTTAGATTTTGACAATGCAGAACATTGTTATCAAATGATCCATGCGTTTCGTCATGGTCCTCGTTGTCGCCGCCTTCCCCAAGGCGCGCGTATGCGTTTGGATCGTTTTATGGTTCTCCTGTTAACCGAATTAACGCAGGTGGATCATACCGAGAAGGTTCTATTACAAGTTTTGCATTTATTAGAAAATATTGTGGGGCGTAGCGCCTATCTGGCTTTATTAACTGAAAATCCGCATGTTTTAACTGAGCTACTTTTTTGGTTTGCACATAGCCCCTTTATTACTTCCTTGCTGGTAAGCCAGCCATTTTTATTAGAGGTATTGTTAGATCAAGGGCAAGAATGGCGTCCGCTATCACGTTCGCAATTGCAGGAGTTGCTTTGGGAAAAATTGAAGCATTATCCGGATATGGAGGCTAAAGAGGAGCTATTGCGCCAATTTAAGTTAACTAATTGGCTGATGGCTGCACGCGCAGAACTTTACGGTTTTTGTAGTTCGGTACGCATTGCGCGTTTTTTAACCGATGTGGCACAAGTCATCGTGAACGAAGTTTTGAGCTTAGCCAGTGAGCAATTAAGCCTGCGTTATCCGGAAATGGAACAAATGCACTCACATTTTGCCATCATTGCTTATGGCAAATTGGGTAGTCGGGAGATGAGTTATACATCAGATTTGGATTTAGTATTTTTGCATACGGTAAAACCTGAGGATGAGGCATTAGTCACACGCTTAACTCAGAAAATTTTGCATATGCTGACTACGCGTTTGCAATCAGGGGTTTTATATCCAGTTGATACTCGATTGCGTCCTTCTGGTTCTGCTGGTTTACTCGTGAGTCATATGGATTCTTTTGTGGAGTATCAAAAAAAGCAAGCGTGGACTTGGGAGCATCAGGCTTTATTAAAAGCGCGCATCTTAACGGGTAATACCGCAATTAAACAGACATTTTTACAATTAAAAAGGCAAGTATTGTCTGTATCACGAGATAGGGGCATCTTGCAGAGCGAAGTCATTGCCATGAGGGCCAGAATCGAACAGCATCAGGAGTCTTTGCCTTTGAAGCATATCCCTGGAGGCTTATTGGATTTAGAATTTTTAGTGCAGTTTTTAGTGCTAGATTCTAGTTGTCCGGAATTGGCACGTTCGACTCAAACCTTAGGGCAATTAACACGGTTATATGCAGCGAATATTTTAAGCAGAGAACAATTCTTGATATTAAAAAAGGCATATCGCTATTATCATCATATATTGCATTTGCAATTGTTACGCCCTGGAACTGAGATTGATGAGGATATTCCTCATCAGGTTGCCGCTATTTATCAGCAGTATTTATTCCGTTGA